In Antennarius striatus isolate MH-2024 chromosome 20, ASM4005453v1, whole genome shotgun sequence, the genomic window gttgggATGTCTCGCTATTCCTTATACCTTTTTAAGAGAAGCTGCAGATTGTCTGTTGTCCCAGGACAGACTTCAGGTAACACCGTCCGAGGATGACATCTCTAACCTCAAACCTGAGTCCATATATGTCTAATATTCATGAAATGGGTCAAGTAGTCTTTTTTGGTtaaatgtcaaagaaaacacatttgtgaatttgttaattttttatgaattatagcatttaaatgtttttaaaatgttaatacaacaaaaataaaaattttaagtcAAGATATGTAAGCTGACATCAAGATTGTAAATTACCACACTCTGTCTCTATCTCTTTTAAGGTAAAGAATTAAGTGTCTGAGTCATCAAAATTAGAATTGACTTTAGTATGTTCATCGTCCAGCCATTTTTAACAGCTGAGTAGTGATTCATCTGTGCAATCAAGTGTCACTGCTGTCAGTGCTATGAGGAATCCCATGAAAAGGTGCAGGTGATAAGTTCTGATGGGTAACACCAGGGCTCCTTTGAAGGACGGTGGTTTGACTGTGAAAGTGAGGGATGTGAAGTGTTTCAGGGACACATGGTCACAGTCCCTTCCCTTCAGAGTGCGATTCTTACTCGCATGAGCGCACAAGAGTGTAAGATGTGTTGTTGGCCGGGGCCACGCAGCAGCTGTAGTTCTAACTACTGTGTCGCTTGTTTTCAAAAACGCAAAGCAGCAGATGTGAACAGAGGAAATGACAGAGGTGAGTGGAATGTTTGAGCCATCTTTgaattgaacacacacacacacacactcacacacacatgcctccGTTAGctgtgtcagcagctgctgTCTCTTTTTTCCAGCTTCTCCAGAACACAGACCAGGGTACCTAGTTTGAGGAAATCCTTGTAGAGGAATCCTATGAAAACCAAACAGAGTAAATATGCCCCCACCACACCTTTTCTGTGGTTCTGACCTGAGAACAGAAGGACCCATTGTCCCAGCAGTCCCTGCTCCAGACCATATGTCTGTTAGACTTTTAACAAACTCAACAAACCATTGATCCTCTTCCTTCAAGTTAGAAACACATCCAGTTGTGCAGTTGTGTCCATTTTCTTGTCATTCCTCTGTGTtatttcacaaaaatgtcccatgaatgtagttgtgtgtttgtgtgcaattttcttttctgctaAGGTTGGTGCAGACTTTCCTTTTTTGTACGTACTGCAGTCACCCATAGGTCGACTGAAAGGTTTggtttgttcgtttgtttgtttttttactaacTGGTGGTTGCGACAAGCCTATGGAACTTGAAATCATTATGGGAATATCCATAACATTTGACCAGACATCAGCAGGACATTGTGTGTCTGAGACGAGCTCATTCACCAGTTTTTTTGTTAAaccatgtgtgtgaatgtcctTTGGTCGGTGATGAACTGCTGGTATATTATCATCATTTCACCAACaacttttgtttgtcttcttgGTGATTTGAACCCTAATAAATGTCCTCCATCTTCAGGCAGAGCAGGAGTTGAGGATGACCCAGAGTGAGTTTGACCGGCAGGCAGAAATCACCCGGCTGCTGCTCGAGGGCGTCAGCAGCACCCATGTATGTAAATTGATCAGTTTTTCCTCAGATTACATCAAAATATAATAGAGTCCTACAGCTTAGAGGGGCTGAGCAGTTTCTGACAATTGTGATTTATCACAATTGTTTTCACACAgaagtatatataatatatatacatgtatccAGCCTACTACCATGAACAATTAAAGCCATTATaggcaaaaggaaaaaaaggggTAATGATCCTTGGAAAGAAACCCCCCCTCCACTTTCAAGGATAAGaaccaaatgtgtgtgtgctgttttcTCTTGAGCTGGCCAGATCGTCTATTAAAAGTCCATTTCTAATATAGTGAAGTGATTTTGCGctgaaattttacattttttccagaAGTTGTGAAAGCAGTAAattgtggtgttgttgtgtctCATCTTTGTCTGTTGATCCTCAGGCCCACCACCTACGCTGTTTGAATGACTTTGTGGAGGCTCAGATGACCTACTACGCTCAGTGTTACCAGTACATGGTGGACCTCCAAAAGCAGCTGGGCAGGTGGGATAATCCTGTCAGCGGGCTGAGATCAGGGGTTCAGTACTTGTTCCTCCAAACTGGAGCGAtgctgttttaatttaatttaattttaatttaatacactgttacaatccccaaagggaaattaagaacgcacactctagtttttgttagtcaatcaatcacacgcatgcatattagtgtgtacaggcctctgtaatacacacaaccacacacaaaggggcctgtaggcatgcaagggaggtagagtggcaggcagctcctccttggtgcgcctcaaatgagctcACCTCCGGctatttttttgggcgggaatcgaaccgccgatcttgtaTCAtaggacaacctgctctaccgcccgctccaccactgagccactgccgcccaaggTTGGCCCGGTTCGCCGCCCCGGTTGGACTATGTTAACAATTTAACATTTGTTTGAATTATGTATCTACTGAACGTGAAAGTAAGTAACTCGTGAAATTTAACGTGGGGAAGGTAACACAACAAAGAGGTTGAATCATTTGCTGTACTTATGAGTAACAGCACTCCTTTGTTTCCTTTGTCCCATCAGTTTCCCCTCGTCATTCTCCAACAACAACCAGTCATCTGTGTCCGGCGGGGCCAGCATCTCAGTGCCCACCATCCCGGTGTCGGCATCCCTGCCCAGCGTGTCCGCGGGTCACGGCAGCTCAACGGCGTCAGGAGGATTCAACGAACTGCGCAGCTCCAACGGCAGCCGCAAAGCCAGAGTGCTGTACGACTATGATGCTGCCAGCAGCAGCGAGCTGTCGCTTCTGGCCGATGAGGTTAGCTTCCAATGATCTTTGGTCTATTTCGTCATATTATTTTGAAgaatggttgattttttttattattatttaatgttgaACAGCAGTTCTCCATTGGTTTTGATAGACTAACATGAAAACCATGTTTGTGTCGGCAGCATCAGTCCTTACAGCTGCTGTAGAGTTCATCACAGGCTACGCCTTGTCCTGGAAAAGCGCAGCAGCGTCTGTCACAAGCCTGTGGCTGACTAACAATAATCCAGCATTACCTCATCGCTCTAATATTCACATTCAGAAAAATATTTGGGTCTGCCTTTGAACGAAGCCAGCCAGCTTGAAAGGCCTTTGATAAATACAAAATTTATAACCAGGCGTTTCCTACAATTTATGTCTTTGGGAAAGGAAAGCGCGGTTTCTAAAGCTGGTGAAATCTACATAGAGACCCGTTAAATGAATGACACTGACATAATGAaccttttcctaaatgtgtctTGATAATTCACCAAAACCGTCTGTCATCCAGGTGATCGTTGTCAGCAGCGTCCCCGGCATGGATACAGACTGGCTGATGGGGGAAAGAGGCAGCCAGAAGGGGAAAGTTCCAATCACTTACCTGGAGCTGCTCAACTGAGTCCTCCAGATGTTCCACACTTTCTGTAACCAGTCAtgctttcatatttatattgttttgtctttcattgttTCAGACTGACTTTTACTTCTATGAAAAGGAGTCTTAGTTTTAGCAGACTCGagctggaataaataaattagagtGAAGGGCGAAGGAAATGAACCAACAATGTGTTTGTACCCAACTGCAGTACATTTTCTAAAACCTGCTTTCTATGCCTTTTGTGTTTGATTCCATGCAATCCTCAATATGTGCCAGAACATCTCCCAAACTAGAACTTAAAAGTATTTGTTTACATCGTGTATCTCAGAGCGTGAATCGCAATGCTTTTGATGTGAGGTGTGTTTCCTTTTCCCTCACGGCTAATTCAAGTTTTTATAAGTAGTGATGTAGTAGACATTTTGTGATTACAGAAAAGCACTTCAGTTTGAGGTGGGGAGTGATGCTGAATATTTTTAAGTCTAATGAAATTTTACCCACAATATGAATGTTTCTATATAACAGTACcacatgtgttgtgtgtcagCTTTATTCACAGTAGCCATACTGGACTGTGAGTTCAACTCATTGTCTCAGTACGTTTTTAGTGAATCAGATTAAGAGCAGATCCATGCATACAATGTTTGAGAATTGGTCTTTAACATTGGGTTTCACTGCTATGCCTGCAGTATTGAGTCTCTTTTCTTAGTGTTGAAGCCCAAGTTACTGCCATTTAAACCCATAAAATTGTGTCAACTAAAACACAGCTGTTATCTCTTAAGTTATTGATTCATATCTTGATTATTAGATCATTTCTGTCACTGGTGTGAACTTAGGAAAAAAGAGTAAatttaccttcttttttttttaatcaaacctACATTTCAACTCCGTtttgtataaaaacaaaactgtaagCCTTGTTGAATTCTGGGAGATTAATGTATATTATTACATGACTGCTTTTATTGTAACTGATAAGAAAACATGCACTTGTAAAGTAAATATACAACATGTtgccttaaaataaaaatttgcatccctgttttgctttttattgaCGTTGATCCACTTCAGCAGTTGTGGAGGAAAcaaacttattttttatttgttttgatcgTGTTTGagccactagagggcagagCAGACAACGTGATCGATCAGTGAATGGGTTACAGCGTTAAGTGTTTACTCTTGGCTTTCCATTATCTAGTTTCTAGtattaattagaaaaaaaagatttgctaTAACAACTAAAGGTAACTGCGAGGGTTGAAAAACTAGTTCGGTGCACTGTACAACCGTAAGGGCTGATAATTTGATGTAGATATTATCTAAATTAGAACTCGTCTGTTGGCCACATGAAACTGATTACACTGGAATGTCTTTTGACTTCTTTAGAATTTTTGTAATTCCTCTTCAGAATAAAATTTTTAAGTAGAGTTGGGAATATTTTCTTCATGGTGACAAACCAAAAGACTGTTTTCTTGAGCACAAAGAAAAGATTCTCTTTGCTGCAGTGTTGTTTTTGGCTTTGTTCTGACCCTTTCCCCAGTGACTTCCACAGCTTCCAGTGCAGCTGTGCAACAAACATACAAATCCCCTGATAATAGCTcactaacactgacaataaaattaaatacagcagtggaatatatttaaatgagttAATTCTAGCCTTGTACTTTTGTAATAACAGCttctttctctccatgtctTTATAAAATAAGTCAGTCAAACTTCGgttgaaatgttattttgtgatttatcaGGCTTTAGTTAATGCTTCCTGTGCAAAAAATTAGTCTGAAGCATATTatcctggaaaaaaaagcaggaaggtTTAATAAGAGGAAGTTTTATAAGCTGACTATTGACTTTCGATGTTGCTGCTTGTAAGCCAGCTATGGAACCATATCTTCATTAGCTATTATTAATGGGAGACATTTATCACTAACCTTTGACCTTAGTAGCCCAAATCATCACTTATGAAAACAGCTTGCACCAgcataatgtaaaaatgtaaatcctATAGGCCTATCGGAACAGGGACGTGTTACACTAAACTATTTTAAATATAGGAATTAGGTCTTTGTctttaatataattaaaaacatCTAATTTGATGAAGTTAGCCTTGAATTTAGCCAGTTCACtccaaaaaaaaggaaatataaattattttgtacTGACCCCCATGCAAATGAAGCATTAGCTGAAGTTTTTTAAAACTATCTGTAAAACTTCAAAAAACTGAACAGTTGGAGAAGATGAGGACTGAAGTGTGAATGACTACGTGAAAAACTATATGATCTATAAATCATCAAAAACCAGCAGTACCACAAGCTGACTTTATATAACATTAAATAGATACACAGTGTTTAAGATGAAATCTACACTCTGTGTTAACACTAGAGAAGAAGATGCACCAGCAGCAGCGGATCAAATTCTCACTgtttcacaggtgtgtgtgcgtgacagGAGAGACCACTATCTCTGGCTGATCACATCTTGTGGTGTTTGTTCCTGCGTTGATGCTCATGCACAGTCCTCTGAGGTGGTGGAAGCAATGCATTTAGCTGACATGCAAaagatttaatctttttttattaatgcaaaTTTCATCTTTTCGAAACAATTCAGATTCTTGCAGATCTGAGGACAGGCACAagtacaatatttaaaaaaatcttgtttgtaCTTTTATTTGCACTGGTTTAGACATAGCACAGTATTGATCTGCTGTCAGGACTAGATGCATTCAACACATTTGACCACTCAAAATAACATTCTACTTATCTGTTCTCGTTGCAATTTATCTGTAAGAAACTGTAACCACATGCTtggaaggaaaagagaaacaacagtTCTCTCATCCAGCCGCGCTTGCCTGTAGAAGTTATTTGGTGTGGGTTAATTCTAAGCAGAGGCAACACAGTCATAGCTGGGCTGTTCCACAGATGAATCAGCTGCATACATGTTGCTTATGTGCACATAGAATCTTGACAGACCTGTACCTCTATATAGGGTGTATATATCATCAGGTGTCCCTGCGGTTATATTTAGTGCATTTAAACACCACGTTAAGGTATTGCTGTCACGTTGTCTGAATGTTACTACAGTCACAGGTTGATTGTTTTCTGACTCCTGACCAAATATTACTGAGTAACCAGAGAAATTCCTCTTATGATAATATTGGAAAAGTGTGttctgaaaatgattttatttatttttttgctggtgCGATCAAGCTCTTAAGCAATTTTGTTCAGAGCAGTCGCTGTGCCAATCCAGGGTCACTTCGTGCTTCTGCTGATATAATTACTTCATTTTGGCTATTTTGAGTTTCatgattaaaatacatttatttaatcctcaaacattacatttgattTTAACTTTGCCTCAAAGATTGTTCCAggttaaatgaaaaagaatccAATTAATAACTTCAGCTACTGATACTCAAACGCTCAAGTGACAAAAtggtttctctttctcttctgcttCCCCAGGTTGACTGCATTTCTTCTTGACTCATGTATGCAAAGGACAACAACCCTACAACATATGAAGACATTATATTCTTATAGTCTTGTGAAATGCTGATGTTTAGAGTCTCTAACAAGACTTCACTGCAGTTTCTCTTTTTATGTTCCAACCACCATTACCCCTAACATGACCACAGCGGTATTCTGGTTACTCTCTGGTTAGCCCTTCAACACTCTGTTGCCTCGACTTGACACTGATCAATCAGCCTTCTAACTTCTGAGCAAAGTGCAGGCATGCAGTGTCTTCTGTCACTCTGTGCACATGCTTTATATGATTACCTCAACCAACAAAAGTTGGAGGTCTGCAAGATACCAGAagagtttttatttgtacaaacaTTTATGTAGGAAAGAATGTTAGATGAAGATTCTGGGTTTCTCCTTctcgtcctttttttttttttttttttttttttgccagtgtgaaatatccatccattttcttgtaaaaGAGATGATTGTAATCATCtagtcttcagctgcttttccatCTTGCAGCTAACGGGTTACACTGGaacttatcccagctggctgcgggcaggaggcggggtacaccctagaTGTGTCGCCATGGCACTACAAGGCCCcagtattaaatacattttttcaatttGAAAAATCGAACAAAGGTCAGTGAATTTGGCATGTTTCATTCAAGTTGTCATATACATGACTGTGTATATGTAGaacatgatagatagatagatagatagatagatagatagatagatagatagatagatagatagatagatagatagatagatagatagatagatagatagatagatagatagatagatagatagatagatagatagatagatacatttCTGATGATAGCATAGATTGGTAAGAATCAATATATGGATCTAAACCAATATACTGGAATTTCATGTCAAGGCTGCATCTGTATCTCAGTGTTGGGAAGGAAACCTCAAACCCCCTCTGAGATACACAACTGGGCAGTTGCTGCTCATCTTAGCAAAACAGGAAATTTCATGTTTCCTCTGCTGCTTATAGCATCAGCTTGCATCACACTACTTCTGCAtatgttctcacacacacacacacacacacacacacacacacacacacacacacacacacacacacacacacacacacacacacacacacacacagaaacacacattctcAGTACCGCAACAACACAGCCGCAGTTTTACATCAAGAATTCGGGTTTGGTTTTAAACCACACCTAAACAACGAAATAATGTGAAAAAGTAACGTTAACAAGCTTTTAAAATTGCTCTTTATGTTCATATATAGTGTTAGCATTGCAGtcagatttatatatatagttttctttattttcaaaatatattcatGAGCATTTATCAGTGTCTGTTGATGTTTAGTTTAAGGTTCATAAAGTATCAGTAGGATGTGGGCTTCAGGCACCtctttttgattgatttttgtaGAATTCTGGGTTTAAACGTGAGAAGAATGATAATTGAAATACCCGTTAATGAAAGGAGGACAGGTACAAACAGCAGAATGTACCATAAATAGGATTCACCACTTTCATTcacatccacacagaaagaTGGCTGGAAATTCTGCAGTCTGTGCTCCATTTGGAACAGATCCTTACATTCGATCTGGGACTGTTCAACCACATCTATTGTCGTTGTTGTTTGGAATGTCCTGAACCATTCTGTTTGGCAGCAGTTGAAGGGATTTCCTGTGAGGAAAATAGTGCTCAGCTTGGGGGCTAATGTTTCTGCCTGGTCTGAGGGAATAGTGGACAGCCTGTTGTCCCTCAAATCAAGAACTTTCAGGTTAAGATTTAGAAGTGAAGGGGGGAGATGAGAAAGGAAGTTTCTTGAAATGTTTAAAGACTTCAGACTTGGGAAATGGGAGAAGTCAAagtcctgtatgtgtgtgtttcctaaACCCAGATGTTGTAATGTTGTGCTCAGAGTTTGTATTGAGTCTTGGGCAATGAGTCCAGGATTGTTGGACAGTTCCAGGTGTGTTAGTGATAATCCAGAGAATGCAGATGATGGTATTAGTTTCAGGTTGCATCCTTGTAGGTATAGCTGCCTTAAGGATGCAATGTTTTTCCAATCCGTACAAGATTGTCTAACAGCTGTACTGGTCTCAGCTTCCTCAGGCAGGCAAACGTCAATGTCATTATAGCTCAGGTCCAGTGACCTGAGGCTTGACAATGAAGAGAATAATCCAGAGGGTACCAACTCCAGATTATTTCGGCTCAGGTTAAGGTACGTCAGATTGCCAAGAGAGTTCATCGTACCTTCAACAGCTACAATGCTATTCAGCTTGTTGTTGCTGACGTCCAACTCATACAAGCTGTCAAAAAACTTTTCAGAAGATAGATTTAAGGTTTGCAGACAGTTTGTGGACATCTGAAGTCTGGACAAGGCTGGCATTTTCTGGATGAATCCTTGAGGGAAATATTCCACCTGGTTTTTTCTTAAATCCAAAATCTCCACAGAGGAGATGTCGCCATGAAGGCTCTCATCCCACAGCCGAGACGTCACATTGTTCATGTACTGCTTCATATTGTAGAACTCTATAGTTGAAGTCGAGTTTAGGGCCGTAGCATTGCCTGACAGGTGTtcataaaaatttattttgttataagACAGATAAAGATTTGTCAAGTGGCTGTGGGATGGCAAGAAAGGAAAGAATAACAGTTTATTATTGGATAGATCAAGCGTCTCCAGATGGAAAGTGTCATTCAGGTCTTGTCTGGAGATGAACCACTCAATGACGTTGTGGCTGGCATTGAGCACCACTAGCTGGGTCATACCGAAATCTGTCAGACAAGGAAGGTAGTTGAATGCCAAATTGAGCCGCTGGAGTTTGGGATTACTGTTGAAGGCGTCATCAATCTCAAAAATGATGTTTCTCTGCAGGTGGAGCTCCTTGAGTTGGTGTAGGTCCCTGAACGACATCTCATCAAGTCTCTGCAACAGATTTCCAGACAAGTTGAGATACTCCACTGCTGTCAGATTTTGGAGAAGAGTGGCGGCCATTTCCTCGTCCAACTTATTCTCAGACAGATCCAGAACTCTCAGCCTCGCTACAGTCTTTAACGCATGGCTGGTTTCCTGGTAGTCAATATGAAGGTTGTTGTTTGCTAAATTGAGGCTTTCTAGCAGTTTTGAGTCTTGAAAAGTGTCCGATTGTAATTTCTCCAAACTATTACAA contains:
- the nrros gene encoding transforming growth factor beta activator LRRC33; its protein translation is MPVHRLTSILLCLLHSWRILTPASSHPQHTHCQLVQRTALCNNAKVTSVPAGLPHNIEELQLNYNYIQALQDYSLSYPYLQTLSLACNSLEKLQSDTFQDSKLLESLNLANNNLHIDYQETSHALKTVARLRVLDLSENKLDEEMAATLLQNLTAVEYLNLSGNLLQRLDEMSFRDLHQLKELHLQRNIIFEIDDAFNSNPKLQRLNLAFNYLPCLTDFGMTQLVVLNASHNVIEWFISRQDLNDTFHLETLDLSNNKLLFFPFLPSHSHLTNLYLSYNKINFYEHLSGNATALNSTSTIEFYNMKQYMNNVTSRLWDESLHGDISSVEILDLRKNQVEYFPQGFIQKMPALSRLQMSTNCLQTLNLSSEKFFDSLYELDVSNNKLNSIVAVEGTMNSLGNLTYLNLSRNNLELVPSGLFSSLSSLRSLDLSYNDIDVCLPEEAETSTAVRQSCTDWKNIASLRQLYLQGCNLKLIPSSAFSGLSLTHLELSNNPGLIAQDSIQTLSTTLQHLGLGNTHIQDFDFSHFPSLKSLNISRNFLSHLPPSLLNLNLKVLDLRDNRLSTIPSDQAETLAPKLSTIFLTGNPFNCCQTEWFRTFQTTTTIDVVEQSQIECKDLFQMEHRLQNFQPSFCVDVNESGESYLWYILLFVPVLLSLTGISIIILLTFKPRILQKSIKKRCLKPTSY